One window of the Salvia miltiorrhiza cultivar Shanhuang (shh) chromosome 6, IMPLAD_Smil_shh, whole genome shotgun sequence genome contains the following:
- the LOC130989825 gene encoding probable histone acetyltransferase HAC-like 3 isoform X1 — translation MNLDWKKQRSDGVAVMNSRLFEGSAKECLNREIACQYQNLMYHQTNDNPAFLGASSSHESFLPICRPSAGFGFPLGSYDPNLPYFASNYSMTSNSGSSMLRLDDKYNPRHFQKFSQDDHRGFTRLVDSDCKGKPSFEQLCGEVFSPEQLSSVTTCSDADCYSDETPFKVGALGAFSDPTSGDNMALDQFISLWIQEDTSALPSMPLSKSKLRHEHLPSYGLQAPTSEHCRPPSCPPAHVEISLGTQMYGYGIQHQKLHHKVPVEKSSKLSQLSSKRFLSAEQKGFSNVQAPRPTYSISYLQDILIAYLSFKCKLEGLERRQEFVNHLHYTVCTATQICECVDYRTLISHFHDCRNTNCNLCQPVRQWCHSKKISAGPIYESHPMKKVTSESGKSNLYVSRDLRARDYNLPDVQPKPKRMKIENAAKFDNWSLHAVILPHIEQREGGLVDVEDYMDKANKEPLSSKEASATAVTWNETAGDGGSMWSRISNGLLGVGQLPEGHIVSASMNEVPRSIGNFGNSLQTFNDALNLDNIKLGKDDAISHSEWHRLVVEQLDMGYIKTRKEESVTFGSQSTHSDGIDVLPPIGKIPQTSSDALDHDSIKLGKDVAISHSEEQNMVDEQQEIVCVKTSKVKTDVTYGCQDINSPNISVFPQVLDSGRSLRTFNDGHDLDSTNLGKDYAISHSEENNLLDEQQEIGCVTISKVKSNVTFSSQSLNANGISVLPQDSPIDEGENAELMSQAEHERIDARYVLAKPDYQCGRKLDNLKPSGVSLTDFFTAEQIREHLCSLNQDINLTVGQDLHASMSAQTLGSNTCQLCALDTLTFSALAMCCTSCGARIKHKLTYYWTKDGTGERYCFCTVCFKEARGGNISYRGLSFPKAQLYKDKNTEESGEAWVQCDRCERWQHQICALYNSERDLKGKAKYICPFCQLAEIEAKGHVPITPVTGAQELPRTKLSDYIEQRLFGSLQRERKQRAEFLGKNPEEVPGASDLTVRVVLSVNKKLRVKQQFLDILHGETYPSEFPYKSKVILLFQKVEAVDVCIFAMFVQEFGSECGNPNKRSVYISYLDSVKYFRPEIKTVAGVALRTFVYHEILIGYLDYCKRLGFVTCYIWACPPLKGEDYILHCHPETQKRPNSHKLVQWYKKMLKKGKEENVVVEFTNFYDHFFVPSGDSNCKITAARLPYFDGDYWSRAIEDMVQTIEKDGGESDRQLKNQMTKRTMKAMGHNDLSADATKDILVMQKLGLKMLTAKEEFLVVHLQFTCTNCHEAILSGSFWSCNHCSKFYLCSRCLEQEQYSNLLETHTETFGVKHHLDKIPVNEVAADTDDNDGLLDNDLFDDRQSFLNFCEKNFYRFDSLRRAKHSSMMIIYHFLASRSRPMEAICSICNLNVVAGWYCEICPQFDVCDACFQREGDHCHFHKLVKHLTKADSRKMSEHMQQQVTTGANSREKSKQIQQYSLPEILDTLKHANQCLSTKDNPCLNPKCRLIKNAFRHTKGCKRRAVGGCNSCKRTWDMIQKHSHACKDSNCHIPRCMDIRNYKRSQKMMLSKEVV, via the exons ATGAATTTGGATTGGAAAAAACAGAGATCAGACGGTGTTGCTGTCATGAACAGCCGGCTGTTTGAAGGGTCTGCTAAG GAGTGCCTAAACCGAGAGATTGCTTGCCAATATCAAAACCTAATGTATCACCAAACTAATGACAATCCTGCGTTTCTTGGAGCATCTTCATCTCATGAGTCCTTTTTGCCTATATGCCGACCAAGTGCAGGCTTTGGGTTCCCACTAGGTTCTTATGATCCAAATCTGCCGTACTTTGCCTCCAACTATTCGATGACATCCAATTCTGGCTCTAGCATGCTCAGACTCGATGATAAATATAATCCACGACACTTTCAGA AATTTTCACAGGATGATCACAGGGGTTTCACTAGGCTAGTTGATTCTGATTGCAAAGGTAAACCTTCGTTTGAGCAACTATGTGGAGAGGTTTTTTCTCCTGAGCAGTTGTCATCTGTCACAACATGTTCTGATGCAGATTGTTATTCTGATGAGACCCCATTTAAAGTTGGTGCTCTTGGTGCTTTCTCAGACCCAACATCAG GTGATAATATGGCGCTAGATCAATTCATCTCATTGTGGATTCAAGAAGATACAAGTGCTCTACCTAGCATGCCTTTGAGTAAGTCCAAATTAAGGCATGAGCACTTGCCCAGTTATGGACTGCAGGCTCCTACATCAGAGCACTGTCGTCCTCCATCTTGTCCTCCTGCACATGTTGAGATCTCTTTGGGGACCCAAATGTATGGCTACGGAATTCAGCACCAGAAGTTGCATCACAAAGTGCCTGTAGAGAAGTCATCAAAACTATCCCAGCTATCCTCAAAAAGATTTCTCAGTGCTGAGCAAAAAGGATTTAGTAATGTTCAAGCTCCCAGGCCAACATATTCAATTAGTTATTTGCAAGATATTCTAATCGCGTATCTCAGCTTCAAATGCAAGCTAGAGGGTCTTGAAAGGAGGCAAGAATTTGTGAATCATTTGCATTATACTGTGTGTACGGCGACCCAAATCTGCGAGTGTGTAGATTATCGTACTTTGATATCACACTTCCACGACTGTCGCAACACTAATTGTAATTTATGTCAACCAGTTCGTCAGTGGTGCCATTCTAAGAAAATTAGTGCAGGGCCTATCTATGAGTCGCACCCTATGAAGAAAGTTACATCAGAATCAGGAAAGTCGAATCTATATGTGTCCAGAGATCTCCGTGCTAGAGATTACAATCTTCCGGACGTGCAACCCAAACCTAAACGAATGAAAATAGAGAATGCTGCTAAGTTTGACAACTGGTCCCTGCATGCTGTTATCCTTCCACACATAGAGCAGCGTGAAGGAGGTCTGGTGGATGTTGAGGATTATATGGACAAGGCAAACAAAGAACCGTTGAGCTCCAAGGAAGCATCAGCAACAGCTGTAACTTGGAATGAAACTGCAGGTGATGGTGGATCAATGTGGTCTAGAATATCAAATGGACTCCTAGGTGTCGGCCAGCTACCTGAAGGCCATATAGTTTCAGCCTCAATGAACGAGGTTCCCAGATCCATAGGCAACTTTGGGAATAGCCTTCAAACTTTTAATGATGCTCTCAATCTTGATAACATAAAGCTGGGAAAAGATGATGCCATTTCTCATTCTGAATGGCACAGGTTGGTTGTTGAACAGCTGGATATGGGCTATATCAAGACTAGAAAGGAGGAAAGTGTAACTTTTGGCTCTCAAAGTACACATTCTGACGGCATTGATGTTCTTCCTCCAATTGGGAAAATTCCTCAAACTTCTAGTGATGCTCTTGATCATGATAGCATAAAGCTTGGTAAAGATGTTGCTATCTCTCATTCCGAAGAGCAAAATATGGTTGATGAACAGCAGGAGATAGTCTGTGTCAAGACCAGCAAGGTGAAGACTGATGTGACTTATGGTTGTCAAGATATAAACTCTCCCAACATTTCTGTTTTTCCGCAAGTACTTGATTCTGGGAGAAGTCTTAGAACTTTTAATGATGGACATGATCTTGACAGCACAAATCTTGGAAAAGATTATGCCATTTCTCATTCTGAAGAGAACAATTTGCTTGATGAACAGCAGGAGATAGGCTGTGTCACGATTAGCAAAGTGAAAAGTAATGTAACTTTTAGTTCTCAAAGTTTAAATGCTAATGGCATTTCTGTTCTTCCTCAAGACTCACCAATTGATGAAGGAGAGAACGCCGAACTGATGAGTCAGGCCGAGCACGAGAGGATAGATGCTAGATATGTTTTAGCGAAACCTGACTATCAATGTGGAAGAAAGTTGGACAATTTGAAACCATCAGGTGTTTCCTTAACTGATTTCTTCACTGCTGAGCAAATTAGAGAACACTTGTGTAGTCTCAATCAAGATATCAACCTG ACTGTTGGGCAGGATCTACATGCAAGCATGTCTGCGCAGACACTCGGATCAAATACATGTCAGTTATGTGCTTTGGACACGCTCACATTTAGTGCTCTGGCTATGTGTTGTACATCTTGTGGAGCTCGAATCAAACACAAGTTGACTTATTACTGGACAAAAGATGGAACAGGTGAACGATACTGCTTTTGTACAGTATGCTTCAAGGAGGCTCGTGGTGGTAATATCTCATATAGGGGGCTCTCATTTCCCAAAGCACAGCTTTACAAGGACAAAAACACTGAAGAATCTGGTGAAGCA TGGGTACAATGTGACAGATGTGAACGTTGGCAACACCAGATTTGTGCTCTTTATAATTCTGAACGGGATCTGAAAGGGAAAGCAAAGTACATTTGTCCATTCTGCCAGTTAGCTGAGATAGAAGCTAAAGGGCATGTACCGATAACTCCAGTTACTGGGGCacaagagcttccaagaaccaAGCTTAGTGATTACATAGAACAAAGACTTTTTGGGAGTCTTCAGCGGGAGAGGAAACAGAGAGCAGAGTTTCTAGGGAAGAACCCTGAAGAG GTGCCTGGAGCGTCTGATCTCACAGTCAGAGTGGTGTTATCTGTGAATAAAAAGTTAAGAGTGAAGCAGCAGTTTTTAGATATTCTCCACGGTGAGACGTATCCATCAGAATTTCCATATAAATCTAAG GTGATTCTATTGTTCCAAAAAGTTGAAGCAGTGGATGTATGTATCTTCGCTATGTTTGTCCAAGAGTTTGGGTCAGAATGCGGGAACCCAAACAAGCGTTCTGTATATATTTCCTATCTTGACTCAGTGAAGTACTTCAGGCCTGAAATAAAAACTGTGGCTGGTGTTGCTCTGCGTACCTTTGTATATCATGAAATACTG ATTGGATATCTTGATTACTGCAAGCGGCTTGGTTTTGTTACCTGCTACATATGGGCTTGCCCACCTTTGAAAGGGGAAGATTACATACTACATTGTCATCCTGAGACTCAGAAAAGACCAAATTCTCATAAGCTGGTTCAATG GTACAAGAAGATGCTTAAGAAGGGCAAGGAAGAAAATGTTGTGGTTGAATTTACTAATTTCTATGACCATTTCTTTGTTCCGAGTGGAGACTCCAACTGCAAGATAACAGCAGCACGGTTGCCTTATTTTGATGGAGATTACTGGTCTCGTGCCATTGAAGATATGGTACAAACAATTGAGAAGGATGGTGGAGAATCTGACAGACAATTGAAGAATCAAATGAcaaaaagaactatgaaagcaatggGACATAATGATCTTTCCGCTGATGCAACAAAAGATATTCTAGTTATGCAAAAG CTTGGGCTTAAAATGCTGACTGCAAAGGAAGAGTTCTTGGTCGTCCATTTGCAGTTCACTTGCACAAACTGCCATGAAGCAATACTGTCTGGAAGTTTTTGGTCTTGTAACCACTGCAGCAAATTTTACTTATGCAGCAG ATGCCTTGAACAAGAGCAGTATTCCAATTTACTGGAAACTCACACTGAGACCTTTGGGGTTAAACACCACCTCGATAAG ATACCAGTCAATGAAGTAGCAGCTGATACTGACGATAATGATGGCCTTTTGGATAATGATTTATTTGACGATAGACAGTCTTTCTTGAACTTCTGTGAGAAGAATTTTTACCGATTCGACTCGCTTCGTCGTGCTAAGCATTCATCAATGATGATCATTTATCATTTCCTTGCATCAAGGTCAAGACCAATGGAAGCCATTTGCTCTATTTGTAATCTGAATGTAGTGGCAGGATGGTATTGTGAGATTTGTCCCCAATTTGATGTTTGCGATGCTTGCTTTCAAAGGGAGGGGGATCATTGTCATTTTCACAAGTTAGTTAAGCACCTGACAAAGGCTGATTCCAGAAAAATGAGCGAACATATGCAGCAGCAAGTAACAACGGGGGCTAATTCCAGAGAAAAGAGTAAACAAATACAGCAGTATAGCTTACCCGAG ATTCTGGATACACTAAAGCATGCCAATCAGTGTCTATCCACAAAAGACAACCCCTGTTTGAACCCCAAATGTCGTCTTATCAAGAACGCATTCCGGCACACCAAGGGTTGTAAACGTCGTGCAGTTGGTGGTTGCAATTCCTGTAAGAGAACATGGGACATGATTCAAAAGCACTCACATGCTTGCAAAGATTCTAATTGCCATATACCTCGGTGCAT GGACATCAGAAATTATAAAAGGAGCCAGAAAATGATGTTGAGCAAAGAGGTGGTGTAA